Proteins from a genomic interval of Erwinia sp. SLM-02:
- a CDS encoding ABC transporter ATP-binding protein has product MKAHTDGGIAGLVHMVRGQYRLLAMAVTAGVLAQGGTLACMALSARIVGLALAGEATLLPAACGWLGLLVLCTAAVRWWQAWVSHDLAFALIEKLQMAIYDGLERSAPGTADGQRLGDLATVASADAELMERFYAHTLADYVGAIVVPLAALLLLWQLDPRLAGVLLPFLLLVATVPVWLARRAALQGQEVKNEQGQLNADTVEFIHGQRELAAFGQATGYVQRLIQRTRSLGRMQQRYGSRSGLEFAAVDALSAAAVLALIAAASTLLHAGSLSPLWLPLVLVLGVGALLPIVDVTQTASQLGELRAGAARIMRIIDYPARVNDSGSAPLPERHDLTFSAVRFGYAAQRPVIRELSATIRSGEIVALAGRSGAGKSTLAHLLLRFYEVESGGITVGGVDIRSLPLAALRQLISWVPQEVYLFHGTVADNIRLGRPDASPQQIEEAARMAQAHDFISALPGGYRSACGERGNRFSGGQRQRIAIARALLTGAPVLILDEASASLDNENERAFHRALGRLREQRTILLIAHRPATLRQADRILLLENGEIVENGSHDDLMTAGGKYAALIKKVAAD; this is encoded by the coding sequence ATGAAAGCGCACACCGACGGCGGCATCGCCGGGCTGGTGCACATGGTGCGCGGCCAGTATCGGCTGCTGGCGATGGCGGTCACCGCCGGCGTGCTGGCTCAGGGGGGAACGCTGGCCTGCATGGCGCTCAGCGCCCGGATCGTCGGTCTCGCCCTGGCAGGGGAAGCGACCTTACTGCCCGCAGCCTGCGGCTGGCTGGGCCTGCTGGTACTGTGCACTGCCGCCGTCCGCTGGTGGCAGGCATGGGTGTCCCACGATCTGGCCTTTGCGCTGATCGAGAAGCTGCAAATGGCGATTTACGACGGGCTGGAGCGTTCCGCACCGGGGACCGCTGACGGCCAGCGGTTGGGCGATCTGGCGACCGTTGCCAGCGCCGACGCCGAGCTGATGGAGCGTTTTTACGCCCATACGCTGGCGGACTACGTCGGGGCGATTGTGGTGCCGCTGGCGGCACTGCTGCTGCTCTGGCAGCTGGATCCCCGGCTGGCAGGCGTACTGCTGCCGTTTCTGCTGCTGGTGGCGACCGTGCCGGTCTGGCTGGCGCGCCGTGCTGCTTTGCAGGGGCAGGAGGTGAAGAACGAACAGGGACAGCTGAATGCCGATACCGTGGAGTTTATCCACGGCCAGCGCGAACTGGCGGCGTTTGGTCAGGCGACGGGCTATGTTCAGCGGTTAATACAGCGCACCCGCAGCCTGGGGCGGATGCAGCAGCGCTACGGCTCCCGCAGCGGGCTGGAGTTTGCGGCGGTGGATGCGTTAAGCGCGGCGGCGGTGCTGGCGCTGATCGCCGCCGCCAGCACGCTGCTGCACGCGGGCAGCCTCTCACCGCTGTGGCTGCCGCTGGTTCTGGTGCTCGGCGTGGGCGCGCTGCTGCCGATTGTTGACGTCACGCAGACCGCCAGCCAGCTTGGCGAACTGCGGGCCGGCGCGGCCAGGATTATGCGGATTATCGATTATCCCGCAAGGGTGAACGATAGCGGCAGCGCCCCGCTGCCCGAGCGCCACGATCTGACTTTCTCTGCGGTACGCTTCGGCTACGCCGCGCAGCGCCCGGTTATACGGGAGCTGTCGGCGACGATTCGGTCCGGTGAAATAGTGGCGCTGGCGGGGCGTTCCGGCGCGGGCAAAAGCACCCTCGCTCATCTGCTGCTGCGCTTCTACGAGGTGGAAAGCGGGGGAATAACCGTGGGCGGCGTCGATATCCGCTCGCTGCCGCTGGCCGCCCTGCGCCAGCTCATCAGCTGGGTGCCGCAGGAGGTGTATCTGTTTCACGGCACCGTCGCCGACAATATTCGCCTGGGTCGCCCCGACGCCAGCCCGCAGCAGATCGAAGAGGCCGCGCGGATGGCGCAGGCGCACGATTTTATCAGCGCCCTGCCCGGCGGCTACCGCAGCGCGTGCGGTGAACGCGGCAACCGCTTTTCCGGCGGCCAGCGGCAGCGCATCGCCATTGCGCGCGCGCTGCTTACCGGCGCGCCCGTTTTGATCCTCGACGAGGCTTCCGCCAGCCTGGATAACGAGAACGAGCGGGCATTTCACCGGGCGCTGGGCCGCCTGCGGGAGCAGCGTACCATTCTGCTGATCGCTCATCGCCCGGCCACCCTGCGCCAGGCAGACCGGATATTGCTGCTGGAAAACGGGGAGATTGTTGAAAACGGCAGCCATGACGATCTGATGACCGCCGGCGGGAAATACGCCGCGCTGATAAAAAAGGTTGCCGCTGACTGA
- a CDS encoding MFS transporter, which produces MTNRFFPTAVGLYLNYLVHGMGVLLITLNMPHLEQQWHTDAAGVSVVIASLGFGRLMVLFVSGMLSDRFGRKPFILLGILCYLGFFFGIVSAQSVLTAFAFGLLAGVANSFLDAGTYPALMEAFPRSPGTATILIKAFVSAGQFLLPFIIWGLMLSHSWFGWSFMVAAAIMLINGICLLRRPFPAHQPPQPATPDGKSLMPEDKRALTDIICFTLFGYISMATFYLVSQWLAQYAEFVILMPYAASIQLLSIYTLGSLSGVFITALLVNRLVNSLLLLRIYTFISLLALLSISLYPSARIIALFAFVIGFSAAGGVVQLGLTVMAMKFPQAKGKATGIYYSAGSLATFTIPLITARLSQHSIASIMWFDVGMAGAGFALTLLIGGRRKKRADHQEHETTFITQPIQRQQR; this is translated from the coding sequence ATGACCAATCGCTTTTTCCCGACCGCCGTCGGGCTGTATCTGAATTATCTGGTTCACGGTATGGGCGTGCTGCTGATCACCCTGAACATGCCGCATCTTGAGCAGCAGTGGCATACCGATGCCGCGGGCGTATCTGTGGTGATTGCCTCGCTGGGGTTTGGCCGCCTGATGGTGCTGTTTGTTTCCGGGATGCTTTCCGACAGGTTTGGCCGCAAGCCCTTTATTTTGCTCGGCATTCTCTGCTATCTGGGCTTTTTCTTCGGCATCGTTTCGGCGCAGAGCGTGCTCACTGCCTTTGCCTTCGGCCTGCTGGCCGGGGTGGCCAACAGCTTCCTGGATGCCGGCACCTACCCGGCGCTGATGGAGGCGTTCCCCCGTTCTCCCGGCACGGCCACCATTCTGATTAAGGCCTTTGTCTCTGCGGGCCAGTTCCTGCTGCCGTTTATTATCTGGGGGCTGATGCTGAGCCACAGCTGGTTCGGCTGGTCGTTTATGGTTGCCGCCGCCATTATGTTGATTAACGGGATCTGCCTGCTCCGGCGGCCGTTCCCCGCCCACCAGCCGCCGCAGCCGGCCACCCCCGACGGCAAAAGTCTGATGCCGGAGGATAAGCGGGCGCTGACGGATATTATCTGCTTCACCCTGTTTGGCTATATCTCGATGGCGACCTTCTACCTGGTCAGCCAGTGGCTGGCGCAGTACGCGGAGTTTGTGATTCTGATGCCCTACGCCGCGTCCATTCAGCTGCTCAGCATCTACACCCTCGGGTCGCTGAGCGGCGTGTTTATCACCGCGCTGCTGGTCAACCGGCTGGTAAACTCTCTGCTTCTGCTGCGTATTTACACCTTTATTTCCCTGCTGGCGCTGCTGTCGATCAGCCTTTATCCCAGCGCGCGGATCATCGCACTCTTCGCCTTTGTCATCGGCTTTTCGGCGGCGGGCGGCGTGGTGCAGCTGGGGCTGACGGTGATGGCGATGAAGTTCCCACAGGCCAAGGGCAAAGCCACCGGGATTTACTACAGCGCGGGCAGCCTGGCGACCTTCACCATTCCGCTGATCACCGCCCGCCTGTCGCAGCACAGCATTGCCAGCATCATGTGGTTTGACGTTGGGATGGCCGGTGCGGGATTTGCGCTGACTCTGCTGATCGGCGGGCGACGAAAGAAACGAGCCGACCATCAGGAACATGAGACAACTTTTATCACGCAGCCCATTCAACGTCAGCAGCGCTAA
- a CDS encoding PTS ascorbate transporter subunit IIC: MEFFRFLMSDVLSEPSILVGLIALIGLVAQKKPATEVIKGTVKTVMGFLILGAGAGLIVSSLGDFAAIFHHAFGIPGVVPNNEAIVAVAQKSFGTEMAMIMFFAMVINIAIARFTPWKYIFLTGHHTLFMSMMVAVILSTAGMRGASLIAVGSLVVGVSMVFFPAIIHPYMKKVTGSDDVAFGHFSSISQLLSAFIGSKFGNKEKSTEDMQVPKSLLFLRDTPVAIAFTMFFIFIFTCLVAGPSAVKEMNAGGKNWFMFSLMQSITFAAGVYIVLQGVRMVIAEIVPAFKGISDKLVPNAKPALDCPVVFPYAPNAVLVGFLSSFVAGVLGMFLLYALNMTVIIPGVVPHFFVGAAAGVFGNATGGRRGAILGAFTNGLLITFIPVFLLPVLGSIGLANTTFSDSDFGAVGILLGLIVR, encoded by the coding sequence ATGGAATTCTTCCGTTTCTTAATGAGTGACGTGCTCTCCGAGCCGTCAATACTGGTTGGCCTGATTGCGCTGATTGGTCTGGTTGCACAGAAGAAACCCGCAACTGAAGTGATCAAGGGAACGGTGAAAACCGTGATGGGCTTCCTGATCCTTGGCGCCGGTGCCGGGCTGATTGTTTCCTCGCTGGGCGACTTCGCGGCCATCTTCCATCACGCCTTCGGTATTCCGGGCGTGGTGCCGAATAACGAAGCGATTGTCGCCGTGGCGCAGAAGAGCTTCGGGACCGAGATGGCGATGATTATGTTCTTCGCCATGGTGATTAACATTGCGATTGCCCGCTTCACGCCGTGGAAATATATCTTCCTGACCGGTCACCACACGCTGTTTATGTCGATGATGGTCGCGGTGATCCTGTCTACCGCCGGGATGCGCGGTGCCAGCCTGATTGCGGTCGGTTCGCTGGTGGTGGGCGTTTCGATGGTGTTCTTCCCGGCGATTATTCATCCATATATGAAGAAAGTCACCGGTTCGGACGATGTTGCCTTTGGTCACTTCTCCTCCATCTCCCAGCTGCTGTCCGCGTTTATCGGCAGCAAGTTTGGTAATAAAGAGAAGTCCACCGAGGATATGCAGGTACCGAAAAGCCTGCTGTTCCTGCGCGATACCCCGGTCGCCATTGCCTTCACCATGTTCTTTATCTTTATTTTCACCTGTCTGGTGGCTGGTCCGTCAGCCGTGAAAGAGATGAACGCTGGCGGCAAAAACTGGTTTATGTTCTCCCTGATGCAGTCGATTACCTTCGCCGCCGGCGTGTATATCGTCCTGCAGGGCGTGCGTATGGTGATTGCCGAGATCGTTCCGGCGTTTAAAGGCATCTCCGACAAGCTGGTGCCGAACGCCAAACCGGCGCTCGACTGCCCGGTGGTCTTCCCTTACGCGCCTAACGCAGTGCTGGTTGGCTTCCTGAGCAGCTTCGTGGCCGGGGTGCTGGGCATGTTCCTGCTGTACGCGCTGAACATGACGGTGATTATTCCGGGCGTGGTGCCGCACTTCTTCGTGGGTGCCGCCGCGGGCGTGTTCGGTAACGCCACCGGTGGCCGCCGTGGTGCGATCCTCGGTGCCTTCACCAACGGCCTGCTGATTACCTTTATTCCGGTGTTCCTGCTGCCGGTACTGGGCAGCATCGGCCTGGCGAACACCACTTTCAGCGACTCTGACTTCGGTGCGGTCGGTATCCTGTTGGGTCTGATTGTGCGCTAA
- a CDS encoding PTS sugar transporter subunit IIB: MKITVVCGNGLGTSLMMEMSIKNIVKDLGVAAEVDHVDLGSAKGTASDIFVGTSDIAEQLIAQQVGGKIVSLQNMVDKAAMKERISAALSELGAL; encoded by the coding sequence ATGAAAATTACCGTGGTATGCGGCAATGGCCTGGGCACCAGCCTGATGATGGAAATGAGCATTAAAAATATTGTCAAAGATCTGGGCGTTGCGGCGGAAGTCGATCACGTTGACCTGGGTTCGGCAAAAGGCACCGCCAGCGATATCTTCGTCGGCACCAGCGATATTGCTGAGCAGCTGATTGCGCAGCAGGTGGGCGGCAAAATCGTCTCCCTGCAAAACATGGTAGACAAAGCGGCAATGAAAGAGCGTATCTCTGCCGCGCTGTCGGAACTCGGCGCGTTATAA
- a CDS encoding PTS sugar transporter subunit IIA, with protein sequence MLKELLTADVVQIVPACEDWRHAVALSCQPLRDNGTIEARYVEAIYRSHEAIGPYYVVGPGIAMPHARPEEGANKLGISLTLVQAGVNFDSEGNDPVKLLFVLAATDSNSHIGIITALAGLFDTPEDTDALMAATSVEQILSIISRY encoded by the coding sequence ATGTTAAAAGAACTCCTGACGGCTGACGTGGTGCAGATTGTACCAGCCTGTGAAGACTGGCGTCACGCAGTTGCGCTGTCCTGCCAGCCATTACGTGACAACGGCACGATCGAAGCCCGCTATGTTGAGGCCATCTACCGTTCGCACGAAGCGATTGGCCCGTACTATGTGGTCGGCCCCGGCATTGCCATGCCGCACGCCCGCCCGGAAGAGGGCGCCAATAAACTCGGCATCAGCCTGACGCTGGTGCAGGCAGGCGTTAACTTCGATTCCGAAGGCAACGACCCGGTGAAGCTGCTGTTCGTGCTGGCTGCAACGGACAGCAACAGCCATATCGGCATTATCACCGCGCTGGCCGGGCTGTTTGACACCCCGGAAGATACCGACGCGCTGATGGCGGCCACCAGCGTTGAACAGATTTTATCCATTATTTCACGTTATTAA
- a CDS encoding LacI family DNA-binding transcriptional regulator, with product MRKRRSSGRVTLQDVADYVGVGVMTVSRVMRTPELVSDKVRSEVEKAARALGYEASAPAAELSAGPAQRVTLQDVARRAGVGQMTASRALRDPSQVSEASLKKVEQAVRELGYVPNQAAAALASQQLHTVAVLYPFQHDRASTRFVQALQHTLSNQPFQLIMACHEYHQYGETPLVEKLLQHRPSAMVLFAAQLSPKTCDMLESSEVVTVNVCGAGQFSADLTLNIAFSDAAERLTRTLLEKGYRRIAFIGAQTDNRLHKQQLNGWHRAMLAHYQNADLMITVPDAPSLQLGRFALGQLLQNQPDLDAIICSHEEIAIGVLAECQRRLLKVPYDMAVACLDGSTDCDHTFPALTSMRLNYEKLGQQVGQRLMAMLDDAPQPLEEQIKFAFEPGASS from the coding sequence ATGCGAAAGCGTCGTAGTAGTGGTCGCGTGACGCTACAGGATGTTGCTGACTATGTTGGCGTTGGCGTGATGACGGTGTCGCGGGTGATGCGCACGCCGGAGCTGGTGTCAGACAAAGTCCGCAGTGAAGTTGAAAAAGCCGCCCGCGCGCTGGGCTATGAAGCCAGTGCCCCCGCCGCCGAGCTGAGCGCCGGCCCGGCGCAGCGGGTAACGCTGCAGGATGTCGCCCGCCGTGCCGGGGTCGGCCAGATGACCGCCTCGCGCGCGCTGCGCGACCCGTCGCAGGTATCAGAAGCCTCGCTGAAGAAAGTGGAACAGGCGGTGCGCGAACTGGGCTACGTGCCGAATCAGGCCGCCGCCGCGCTGGCCTCCCAGCAGCTGCATACCGTGGCGGTGCTCTATCCCTTCCAGCACGATCGCGCCAGCACTCGCTTTGTGCAGGCGCTGCAGCACACCCTCAGCAATCAGCCGTTTCAGCTGATCATGGCCTGCCATGAATACCACCAGTACGGCGAAACGCCGCTGGTAGAAAAACTGCTGCAGCACCGCCCGTCCGCGATGGTGCTGTTTGCCGCCCAGCTGTCGCCGAAAACCTGCGACATGCTCGAATCTTCGGAAGTGGTGACGGTCAACGTCTGCGGAGCCGGGCAGTTCTCCGCCGACCTGACGCTGAATATCGCCTTCAGCGATGCCGCCGAGCGGCTGACCCGCACGCTGCTGGAAAAAGGCTATCGCCGCATTGCCTTTATCGGCGCACAGACCGATAACCGCCTGCACAAACAGCAGCTGAACGGCTGGCACAGGGCGATGCTGGCGCACTATCAGAATGCCGACCTGATGATCACCGTTCCGGATGCGCCCAGCCTGCAGCTTGGCCGCTTTGCGCTGGGCCAGCTGTTGCAGAACCAGCCGGATCTGGATGCCATCATCTGCAGCCACGAGGAGATCGCCATCGGCGTGCTCGCCGAATGCCAGCGGCGGCTGCTGAAGGTGCCTTACGATATGGCGGTGGCCTGCCTGGACGGTTCAACCGACTGCGATCACACCTTCCCGGCGCTGACCTCAATGCGGCTGAACTATGAAAAACTCGGTCAGCAGGTTGGCCAGCGGCTGATGGCGATGCTTGACGATGCGCCACAGCCGCTGGAAGAGCAGATCAAATTCGCCTTCGAACCGGGTGCCAGCAGCTGA
- a CDS encoding AMP nucleosidase yields MTYSQNQSLSVADALDRLEAQYDAAVSALRDAITAFIADGSLPDAAARAAGLFVYPQLRVSWDGVAPSQRLTRAFGRFTRAGCYSTTVTRPALLRHYLSEQLELLSSEYSVTIEVLPSQQEIPFPYVIDGSGLALDRSMSAGIAQHFPTTELSQIGDENADGLLAEGETFPLSHFDALRTDFSLARLRHYTGTPVEDFQPYVLFTNYTRYVDEFVLWACEQIADPDSPYQALSCAGGITITHATQHPEQTVTDLAWKKHQMPAWHLIAKNGQGITLVNIGVGPSNAKTICDHLAVLRPHAWLMIGHCGGLRESQTIGDYVLAHAYLRDDHVLDAVLPPDIPIPSIAEVQRALYDATKLVSGMPGEEVKQRLRTGTVVTTDDRNWELRYSASALRFNLSRAVAVDMESATIAAQGYRFRVPYGTLLCVSDKPLHGEIKLPGQANRFYEGAISEHLQIGIRAIDLLRAEGDRLHSRKLRTFNEPPFR; encoded by the coding sequence ATGACTTATTCTCAGAACCAGTCGCTGTCGGTCGCCGACGCGCTGGACAGGCTGGAAGCACAGTACGATGCCGCGGTCAGCGCCCTGCGCGATGCCATCACCGCCTTTATCGCCGACGGCAGCCTGCCGGACGCCGCCGCCCGCGCCGCCGGGCTGTTTGTTTATCCCCAGCTGCGCGTCAGCTGGGACGGCGTGGCCCCCAGCCAGCGCCTGACCCGTGCCTTTGGCCGCTTTACCCGTGCCGGATGCTACAGCACCACCGTCACCCGCCCGGCCCTGCTGCGCCACTATCTGAGCGAACAACTGGAGCTGCTGAGCAGCGAGTACAGCGTGACAATTGAGGTGCTGCCGTCGCAGCAGGAGATCCCCTTCCCTTACGTGATTGACGGTTCAGGCCTGGCGCTGGACCGCAGCATGAGCGCGGGCATTGCTCAGCACTTCCCGACCACCGAGCTGTCGCAGATTGGCGATGAAAACGCCGACGGGCTGCTGGCCGAAGGCGAAACCTTCCCGCTGTCGCACTTCGACGCGCTGCGCACCGATTTCTCTCTGGCACGCCTGCGCCACTACACCGGCACGCCGGTAGAGGATTTCCAGCCCTACGTGCTGTTTACCAACTACACCCGCTATGTCGATGAGTTCGTGCTGTGGGCCTGCGAGCAGATTGCCGATCCCGACTCTCCGTATCAGGCGCTGTCCTGCGCGGGTGGTATCACTATCACTCATGCTACGCAGCATCCGGAGCAGACGGTCACCGACCTGGCGTGGAAGAAGCACCAGATGCCGGCCTGGCATCTGATCGCCAAAAACGGCCAGGGGATCACCCTGGTGAATATCGGCGTGGGTCCGTCGAATGCCAAAACCATTTGCGATCACCTGGCGGTGCTGCGCCCGCATGCCTGGCTGATGATTGGCCACTGCGGCGGGCTGCGTGAGAGCCAGACCATCGGCGATTACGTGCTGGCGCACGCCTATCTGCGCGACGATCACGTGCTGGACGCGGTGCTGCCGCCGGATATCCCCATCCCGAGCATCGCCGAAGTGCAGCGCGCACTGTATGACGCCACCAAACTGGTCAGCGGCATGCCGGGCGAAGAGGTCAAGCAGCGGCTGCGTACCGGTACGGTGGTCACCACCGACGATCGCAACTGGGAGCTGCGCTATTCGGCCTCCGCGCTGCGCTTTAACCTCAGCCGCGCGGTGGCGGTGGATATGGAGAGCGCGACCATCGCCGCGCAGGGGTATCGCTTCCGCGTACCTTACGGCACGCTGCTGTGCGTTTCCGATAAGCCGCTGCACGGCGAGATCAAGCTGCCGGGCCAGGCCAACCGCTTCTATGAAGGGGCGATTTCCGAGCATCTGCAGATTGGCATTCGCGCCATCGACCTGCTGCGCGCCGAGGGCGATCGCCTGCACTCACGCAAGCTGCGCACCTTTAACGAACCACCGTTCCGCTAA
- a CDS encoding 2,3-butanediol dehydrogenase, protein MKAARWYQARDIRIDDIEEPTVSAGKVKIKVAWTGICGSDLHEYLAGPIFVPVDKPHKISGDIAPIVMGHEFSGEVVEVGSGVTKFKAGDRVVVEPILSCQECEACREGKYNLCGDLGFHGLSGGGGGFSSFTVVAEHMVHRMPDSLSYEQGALVEPAAVALHAVRMSKLKAGDKAVVFGAGPIGLLVIEALRAAGAAEIYVVELSPQRSEKARELGARLVIDPSKEDAVARIRELTNGGVDVSFEVTGVPVVLKQCIDSTRYEGETIIVSIWEGEASFHPNKVVLAERNIKGIIAYRHIFPAVMDLMTQGYFQADKLVTKRIDLADLVDEGFDALVKEKQQVKILVRPPQ, encoded by the coding sequence ATGAAAGCAGCACGTTGGTATCAGGCTCGCGACATCCGTATTGATGACATTGAGGAACCGACGGTTTCCGCAGGGAAGGTAAAAATCAAAGTCGCGTGGACCGGGATCTGCGGCAGCGATCTGCACGAATATCTTGCTGGCCCGATTTTTGTGCCGGTAGACAAGCCACATAAAATCAGTGGCGATATCGCACCTATCGTGATGGGCCATGAATTTTCGGGTGAAGTGGTGGAAGTGGGCAGCGGCGTCACCAAATTCAAAGCCGGTGACCGCGTAGTGGTTGAGCCGATCCTCTCCTGCCAGGAGTGCGAAGCCTGCCGCGAAGGCAAATATAACCTGTGTGGCGATCTGGGCTTCCACGGTCTGTCCGGCGGCGGCGGCGGTTTCTCCTCCTTCACCGTGGTGGCCGAGCATATGGTTCACCGTATGCCTGACTCCCTTTCTTACGAGCAGGGTGCACTGGTAGAGCCTGCGGCGGTTGCGCTGCACGCGGTGCGCATGAGCAAGCTGAAAGCCGGTGATAAAGCGGTGGTATTTGGCGCAGGTCCGATTGGTCTGCTGGTGATCGAAGCGCTGCGCGCAGCTGGTGCAGCCGAGATTTACGTGGTTGAGCTGTCGCCGCAGCGTTCTGAGAAAGCCCGCGAGCTGGGCGCACGTCTGGTTATCGACCCGAGCAAAGAAGATGCGGTTGCACGTATTCGCGAGCTGACCAACGGCGGCGTTGACGTGTCGTTCGAAGTGACCGGCGTGCCGGTGGTGCTGAAGCAATGTATCGACAGCACCCGCTACGAAGGTGAAACCATTATTGTGTCTATCTGGGAAGGCGAAGCGTCATTCCATCCGAACAAGGTGGTGCTGGCCGAGCGTAACATTAAAGGCATTATCGCCTACCGTCATATTTTCCCGGCGGTGATGGATCTGATGACGCAGGGTTATTTCCAGGCGGATAAGCTGGTGACTAAGCGTATTGATTTGGCCGATCTGGTTGATGAAGGTTTTGATGCGCTGGTGAAAGAGAAGCAGCAGGTTAAGATTCTGGTGCGTCCACCGCAGTAA
- a CDS encoding lipoyl protein ligase domain-containing protein, whose translation MKDAFPAADRGGSFSLLSPRLMFCADPTQAEAGLYACAAAGEAVALLWHSPQSLVVPGSYKRFAGLDEVRAQFADAGCPVFLRKSGGGLVPQGPGIINISLAYPMWRTLGEAAEGVYEHLCDMLSDALRDLGVPTGWQAVEGSFCDGRYNLACGEGGLARKIAGTAQYWQSVANQPADGPRCHVVLAHAVLLVDADLAQAHQYANRFEAALGSGRFYQASKTVSVAQMLSDADMYLREEMVDALLSAIGRAGVPRQR comes from the coding sequence ATGAAGGATGCTTTCCCGGCCGCCGATCGCGGCGGCTCGTTTTCTCTGCTTTCTCCCCGGCTGATGTTCTGCGCCGATCCGACGCAGGCCGAAGCCGGTTTATATGCGTGTGCCGCAGCCGGTGAAGCGGTGGCGCTGCTGTGGCATTCGCCGCAGTCGCTGGTGGTGCCGGGCAGCTATAAGCGCTTTGCCGGGCTGGACGAGGTAAGGGCGCAGTTTGCCGATGCCGGCTGCCCGGTGTTTTTGCGCAAGTCCGGCGGCGGTCTGGTGCCGCAGGGGCCGGGGATTATCAATATCAGCCTGGCCTATCCGATGTGGCGGACGCTGGGCGAGGCGGCGGAGGGGGTGTACGAACACCTTTGCGACATGCTGAGCGATGCGCTGCGGGATCTGGGGGTGCCGACGGGGTGGCAGGCGGTCGAAGGGTCGTTTTGCGACGGGCGGTACAATCTGGCCTGCGGTGAAGGCGGGTTGGCGCGCAAAATTGCCGGTACGGCGCAGTACTGGCAGTCGGTGGCGAATCAGCCCGCCGACGGGCCGCGCTGTCATGTGGTGCTGGCGCATGCGGTGCTGCTGGTGGATGCGGATTTAGCGCAGGCGCATCAGTATGCCAATCGTTTTGAGGCGGCGCTGGGCAGCGGGCGTTTTTATCAGGCGTCGAAGACGGTGAGTGTGGCGCAGATGTTGTCGGATGCGGATATGTATTTGCGGGAGGAGATGGTGGATGCGCTGCTGTCGGCGATTGGGCGCGCGGGTGTTCCGCGACAGCGATAG
- a CDS encoding acetoin dehydrogenase dihydrolipoyllysine-residue acetyltransferase subunit, whose translation MSEATITPVVMPKWGLSMREGTVNEWLVEEGDEIVTGMPILNVETDKIANAVEATDAGILRRKVAEEGDVLPVKALLGVMAPESVSDAQIDAFIAGWVVPAAEEDEEETVSADRFIEVNGLRVRYIRQGDGDEAVLFIHGFGGDLNNWLFNLDAFPDSTVVALDLPAHGQTETRLTGSGLSDLAAFVADFMQAVDLPAAHLVGHSLGGAIAAQLALDAPQRVRSLSLIGSGGFGEEVNEAYTQGFIDAQSRRDLKPVVELLFADRELVSRQMLDDLLKYKRLDGVGDCLQQLQDSLFAGGKQSAQPGQRLNGGVPLLLIWGEDDAIIPARHADNAPEGSRVERIRGAGHMPQMEKAAEVNRLLQQHTGSE comes from the coding sequence ATGAGCGAAGCAACAATCACCCCGGTGGTGATGCCCAAGTGGGGGCTGTCGATGCGCGAAGGCACGGTGAACGAGTGGCTGGTGGAGGAGGGCGATGAGATCGTCACCGGCATGCCGATTCTTAATGTGGAAACCGATAAAATCGCCAACGCGGTTGAGGCGACGGATGCCGGCATTCTGCGGCGCAAGGTGGCGGAAGAGGGCGACGTGCTGCCGGTGAAAGCGCTGCTCGGGGTGATGGCCCCGGAGTCGGTCAGCGATGCGCAGATCGACGCGTTTATTGCGGGCTGGGTGGTGCCGGCGGCGGAGGAGGATGAAGAGGAGACGGTTTCAGCCGATCGCTTTATCGAGGTGAACGGCCTGCGGGTGCGCTACATCCGCCAGGGCGACGGCGATGAGGCGGTACTGTTTATTCACGGCTTCGGCGGCGATCTGAATAACTGGCTGTTCAATCTCGATGCCTTCCCGGATTCGACGGTGGTGGCGCTGGATCTTCCTGCGCATGGGCAGACGGAAACCCGGCTGACCGGCAGCGGCCTGAGCGACCTGGCGGCCTTTGTCGCTGACTTTATGCAGGCGGTGGATCTGCCCGCCGCGCACCTGGTGGGGCATTCGCTGGGTGGTGCCATCGCCGCGCAGCTGGCGCTGGATGCGCCCCAGCGCGTGCGTTCTTTATCGCTGATCGGCAGCGGCGGCTTCGGTGAAGAGGTGAATGAAGCCTATACCCAGGGCTTTATTGATGCCCAGTCGCGCCGCGATCTTAAGCCGGTGGTCGAGCTGCTGTTTGCCGACAGGGAATTAGTCAGTCGCCAGATGCTGGATGATTTGCTTAAATATAAACGGCTTGATGGCGTCGGTGACTGTCTGCAACAGCTGCAGGACAGCCTGTTCGCGGGCGGGAAGCAGTCTGCACAGCCGGGGCAGCGGCTGAACGGCGGCGTGCCGCTGCTGCTGATCTGGGGTGAGGACGATGCGATTATCCCTGCGCGCCATGCCGATAATGCCCCGGAGGGCAGTCGGGTCGAGCGGATTCGCGGGGCCGGGCATATGCCGCAGATGGAGAAAGCGGCGGAGGTGAACCGGCTGTTACAACAGCATACGGGTAGTGAATAA